The proteins below come from a single Iocasia fonsfrigidae genomic window:
- the hslV gene encoding ATP-dependent protease subunit HslV, with translation MNKRIEATTVVAVKYKDKVAMAGDGQVTMGNTIMKYGAKKVRKLYHEKVLAGFAGAAADAFTLFEKFEIKLEEYHGNLERAAVELAKEWRTDKILRKLEALLMVADSDKILLISGNGDVIEPDDEIMAIGSGGSYALAAARALVMSAGENDAREIAYKSLKIAAEICIYTNDHITAEEILGGE, from the coding sequence TTGAATAAACGAATAGAGGCAACTACTGTTGTAGCTGTTAAGTATAAAGATAAGGTTGCTATGGCTGGTGATGGTCAGGTAACAATGGGAAATACTATCATGAAATATGGGGCAAAAAAGGTAAGGAAACTTTATCATGAAAAGGTCCTGGCCGGATTTGCTGGAGCTGCAGCTGATGCCTTTACACTTTTTGAAAAATTTGAGATAAAGTTGGAGGAATACCATGGCAATCTGGAAAGGGCTGCTGTAGAACTTGCTAAAGAATGGCGTACTGATAAAATTTTAAGGAAATTAGAGGCTTTGTTAATGGTAGCTGATAGTGATAAGATTTTATTAATTTCAGGTAATGGTGATGTCATAGAACCAGATGATGAGATTATGGCTATTGGTTCTGGAGGTTCCTATGCATTGGCCGCTGCTCGTGCCCTTGTGATGTCAGCCGGTGAGAATGATGCCAGGGAAATTGCTTATAAATCATTGAAAATCGCTGCAGAGATCTGTATATATACAAATGATCATATTACTGCTGAAGAGATATTGGGGGGTGAATGA
- the topA gene encoding type I DNA topoisomerase, which produces MGRRKKSGTLVIVESPAKAKTIAKFLGRGYKVEASMGHVIDLPKSKLGIDIENNFEPKYITIRGKGKVLKNLRKAVKKSDDVLLATDPDREGEAISWHLYRALKLDKEDARIEFNEITKTAIKNALKNPRPINQNLVDAQQARRLLDRLVGYRLSPLLWKKIRKGLSAGRVQTVAVKIICEREKEIEAFEPEEYWTIKVVLEKDSNDFEAELKRINGKKFKISNQEEANNILEEVKKEDFIVEQVKDRKRRRNPNSPFTTSTLQQRAASQLGYSAKKTMYLAQQLYEGIDIGEEGTVGLISYIRTDSTRISDEARGEALNYIRNEFGDKYVSSKDKKYKKQEGAQDAHEAIRPTSVVHTPESLKNKLTNDQYKLYDLIWRRFVASFMSPAVYRLLTVTINAGEKYRFNVSGSQIVFPGFLRVDSSSQKKDVILPEMQKGEKLAPKEFLPDQHFTQPPPRFSEASLVKTLEEEGIGRPSTYAPTISTVISRGYVERDGRQLKPTELGIIVTDLLSEHFPDVTDIEFTAQMEDRLDNVEEGNDQWKEVLVDFYEPFAKRLEIATEEMDSVQLEEEVTDEVCEKCGKPMIVKYGRYGKFLACSGYPDCKNTKPFLIKTGVACPECEDGELIQRKSRKGRVFYGCSNYPDCEYVLWNKPVDKECPDCEGIMVEKRSKSKGLVYKCINKECGFEEKTADI; this is translated from the coding sequence GTGGGCAGAAGAAAAAAAAGTGGTACCTTGGTGATTGTTGAATCACCAGCTAAAGCTAAAACAATAGCAAAGTTTCTTGGTAGGGGTTATAAGGTTGAAGCATCAATGGGACATGTAATTGATCTGCCTAAAAGTAAACTGGGTATTGATATAGAAAATAATTTTGAACCTAAATATATTACTATCAGGGGCAAGGGTAAGGTTTTAAAAAACTTACGCAAGGCTGTCAAAAAATCAGATGATGTATTACTGGCAACAGACCCTGACCGTGAAGGAGAAGCTATTTCCTGGCATCTTTATCGTGCCCTTAAACTTGATAAAGAAGATGCTAGGATAGAATTTAATGAAATAACTAAGACAGCTATTAAAAATGCCCTTAAGAATCCGCGCCCGATTAATCAAAATCTAGTAGATGCCCAACAGGCCAGACGATTACTTGATAGACTGGTGGGGTATAGATTAAGCCCTCTCCTCTGGAAAAAGATCAGAAAGGGTTTAAGTGCCGGGAGGGTACAGACAGTTGCAGTTAAAATAATATGTGAGCGTGAAAAAGAGATTGAAGCCTTTGAACCTGAAGAATACTGGACAATTAAAGTTGTTTTAGAAAAAGATAGTAATGATTTTGAGGCAGAGTTAAAGAGAATTAATGGTAAGAAATTTAAAATTAGTAATCAGGAAGAAGCCAATAATATCCTCGAAGAGGTAAAAAAAGAAGATTTTATTGTAGAACAGGTTAAGGATAGGAAAAGAAGGAGAAATCCAAATTCACCTTTTACAACCAGTACTTTACAGCAGAGGGCAGCCAGTCAATTGGGCTATTCTGCCAAAAAAACTATGTATCTTGCCCAACAACTCTATGAAGGTATTGATATTGGTGAAGAGGGGACAGTTGGTCTTATAAGTTATATCAGGACTGATAGTACAAGAATATCTGATGAAGCCAGAGGGGAGGCTTTAAACTATATTCGTAATGAGTTCGGTGATAAATATGTTTCCAGTAAAGACAAAAAATATAAGAAGCAGGAAGGGGCCCAGGATGCCCATGAAGCCATCAGGCCTACTTCAGTAGTTCATACCCCTGAAAGCCTTAAAAATAAATTGACAAATGATCAATATAAATTATATGATTTAATATGGCGCCGCTTTGTAGCTAGTTTTATGAGTCCGGCAGTTTATAGACTATTGACAGTAACTATTAATGCAGGTGAAAAGTATAGATTTAATGTCTCGGGTTCTCAGATAGTCTTTCCAGGTTTTTTACGGGTTGATTCAAGCAGCCAGAAGAAAGATGTGATTCTACCTGAAATGCAAAAGGGTGAGAAATTAGCTCCAAAGGAATTTCTACCTGACCAGCATTTTACCCAACCACCACCACGGTTTTCTGAGGCGAGTCTGGTTAAAACACTTGAAGAAGAGGGCATTGGTCGTCCCAGTACTTATGCTCCAACAATTTCGACTGTAATTTCCCGTGGTTATGTTGAAAGGGATGGAAGACAATTAAAGCCTACTGAACTGGGAATTATAGTTACTGACTTATTAAGTGAACATTTTCCAGATGTGACTGATATTGAATTTACCGCTCAGATGGAGGATAGGCTTGATAATGTAGAAGAGGGTAATGATCAGTGGAAAGAGGTCTTGGTTGATTTTTATGAACCATTTGCTAAAAGGCTTGAAATAGCTACAGAGGAAATGGATAGTGTTCAACTAGAGGAAGAAGTAACTGATGAAGTCTGTGAAAAATGCGGTAAACCTATGATAGTTAAATATGGGAGATATGGTAAATTTTTAGCCTGTTCTGGTTATCCAGATTGTAAAAATACTAAACCATTTCTCATTAAGACCGGTGTAGCTTGTCCCGAATGTGAGGATGGTGAATTAATTCAACGTAAAAGTAGAAAAGGCAGGGTGTTTTACGGCTGCTCTAATTATCCAGATTGTGAATATGTACTCTGGAATAAACCGGTAGATAAAGAATGTCCAGATTGTGAAGGAATTATGGTTGAAAAACGCAGTAAGAGTAAGGGTTTAGTCTATAAGTGTATTAATAAAGAATGTGGGTTTGAGGAAAAGACAGCAGATATCTAG
- the hslU gene encoding ATP-dependent protease ATPase subunit HslU, which yields MNGELTPKEIVAKLDKYIIGQHDAKKAVAIALRNRYRRKKINNDLQEEIIPKNILMIGPTGVGKTEIARRLAKITSSPFIKVEVTKFTEVGYVGRDVESIVRDLVETAIRMIKQERVKEVGPKAVKMAEDRILDLMLPVPQKKRENPFEYFMNEDKGENKIADDTYNRINERRERLRNRLISGELDEQIIEISVETQGPQMFEVFSGAGMEEMGVNFQDMFGNLFPPQKKKRKVTVKEAKEILKQEEAHKIIDMEEVASEAITLVENDGIVFLDEIDKIAGREVGNSGPEVSREGVQRDILPIVEGSTIMSKYGPVKTDHILFVAAGAFHVAKPSDLIPELQGRFPIRVELKSLTRDNFKEILLKPRNALTKQYTALLKTEGVQIKFSDDAIDEIAGFAFRVNENTENIGARRLHTIMERLLEDLLFNAPDMEEGEILVDVDYVREQLADVVQDKDLSKYIL from the coding sequence ATGAACGGGGAATTAACACCAAAGGAGATTGTTGCGAAACTTGACAAATATATAATTGGACAGCATGATGCCAAAAAAGCTGTTGCTATAGCTTTAAGAAACCGTTATCGAAGAAAAAAAATAAATAACGATCTGCAGGAAGAAATTATCCCTAAAAATATCTTAATGATTGGGCCTACTGGTGTTGGGAAGACTGAAATAGCAAGGAGACTAGCTAAAATCACCAGTTCTCCGTTTATTAAAGTTGAGGTAACTAAATTTACTGAAGTAGGTTATGTAGGGCGTGATGTTGAATCTATTGTCAGGGACCTTGTTGAAACAGCCATTAGGATGATAAAACAGGAACGGGTGAAAGAGGTTGGGCCGAAGGCAGTTAAGATGGCTGAGGATAGAATACTTGATCTTATGTTACCTGTTCCCCAAAAGAAAAGAGAAAACCCCTTTGAGTATTTTATGAATGAAGATAAAGGGGAAAATAAAATTGCTGATGATACTTATAACCGTATCAATGAAAGAAGAGAGAGGTTGAGAAATAGACTTATTAGTGGTGAACTAGATGAACAAATAATTGAAATTAGTGTTGAAACACAGGGTCCACAGATGTTTGAAGTTTTTTCAGGTGCTGGCATGGAAGAAATGGGTGTAAATTTCCAGGACATGTTTGGTAATTTATTTCCCCCTCAGAAGAAGAAGAGAAAGGTTACTGTAAAAGAGGCTAAAGAGATTCTGAAACAGGAAGAAGCCCATAAGATTATTGATATGGAAGAAGTAGCCAGTGAAGCTATTACCCTGGTGGAAAACGATGGCATAGTTTTTCTTGATGAAATAGACAAAATTGCTGGCAGAGAGGTAGGTAATAGTGGTCCAGAAGTATCTCGTGAAGGAGTACAGAGAGATATTTTACCTATTGTTGAGGGCTCGACAATTATGAGTAAATACGGTCCAGTTAAAACAGACCATATTTTATTTGTTGCTGCCGGGGCCTTTCATGTTGCTAAACCATCTGACTTGATACCAGAATTACAGGGGCGTTTTCCGATCAGAGTTGAATTAAAGAGCTTAACCAGGGATAATTTTAAAGAAATATTATTAAAACCAAGGAATGCCTTAACTAAACAATATACGGCTTTACTTAAAACCGAGGGGGTTCAGATTAAATTTTCTGATGATGCTATTGATGAAATTGCTGGTTTTGCCTTTCGGGTAAATGAAAATACTGAAAATATTGGGGCCAGAAGACTTCACACAATTATGGAGAGGTTACTGGAAGATTTATTATTTAATGCACCTGACATGGAAGAAGGGGAAATTCTTGTAGATGTAGATTATGTAAGGGAACAATTGGCTGATGTAGTACAGGATAAAGATCTTAGTAAATATATCTTATAA